From one Bacteroides fragilis NCTC 9343 genomic stretch:
- a CDS encoding alpha/beta hydrolase — protein MKKGIKIGVITLLLLLTGCTIGGSFFMLNYSLRPEAKIRAKNADSYPFMYKNYPFLRPWVDSLNQAHALRDTFVLNPEGIRLHAYYIAAPQPTKKTAVIVHGYTDNAIRMFMIGYLYNHDLQYNVLLPDLQHQGESGGPAIQMGWKDRLDVMQWMHIANQIYGDSTQMVVHGISMGGATTMMVSGEAQPYFVKCFVEDCGYTSVWDEFSHELKSSFHLPSFPLMNTTSWLCQKKYGWNFEEASSLNQVKKSHLPMFFIHGDKDTYVPTWMVYPLYEAKSAPKQLWIVPGAAHAVSYKENKEEYTRKVKEFTDRYIH, from the coding sequence ATGAAAAAGGGAATTAAGATAGGCGTCATAACATTATTATTGCTGCTTACCGGATGTACGATAGGCGGAAGTTTTTTCATGCTCAATTATTCGCTTCGTCCGGAAGCGAAGATACGTGCCAAAAATGCTGACTCCTATCCTTTCATGTACAAGAATTATCCTTTTCTGCGTCCCTGGGTGGATAGTCTCAATCAGGCTCATGCACTTCGGGACACTTTTGTTTTAAATCCGGAAGGTATCCGGCTACATGCTTATTACATTGCGGCTCCGCAACCAACCAAAAAGACGGCAGTCATTGTACATGGTTATACAGACAATGCCATTCGCATGTTTATGATAGGTTACCTGTATAACCATGATTTGCAATACAATGTACTATTGCCCGACCTCCAACATCAGGGGGAGAGTGGTGGTCCCGCCATCCAGATGGGCTGGAAAGACCGCCTGGACGTAATGCAATGGATGCACATCGCCAACCAGATTTACGGGGACAGTACCCAAATGGTAGTACACGGTATTTCAATGGGAGGAGCTACCACCATGATGGTTTCGGGAGAGGCACAACCTTATTTCGTAAAATGTTTCGTTGAGGACTGTGGTTACACCAGTGTATGGGATGAATTTTCACATGAACTGAAATCGAGTTTTCACCTCCCGTCATTCCCACTGATGAATACAACCAGCTGGCTATGCCAGAAAAAATACGGATGGAATTTTGAAGAAGCCTCCTCTTTGAATCAAGTAAAAAAAAGTCATCTACCGATGTTTTTCATTCACGGTGACAAAGACACATACGTGCCTACATGGATGGTCTATCCTCTTTATGAAGCCAAATCGGCTCCAAAGCAACTCTGGATTGTACCGGGAGCTGCACATGCCGTATCTTATAAAGAGAACAAGGAAGAATACACCCGGAAAGTCAAAGAATTTACAGACCGCTACATTCACTGA
- a CDS encoding shikimate dehydrogenase family protein encodes MQKYGLIGYPLKHSFSIGFFNEKFKSEGIDAEYVNFEIPEINDFMEVIEENPNLCGLNVTIPYKEQVIPFLDELDKDTAKIGAVNVIKIIRTPKRKIKLVGYNSDIIGFSQSIQPLLQPYHKKALILGTGGSSKAIYHGLKNLGIDSVFVSRTKKEGMLTYEELTPEVMAEHTVIVNCTPVGMYPKVDFCPAIPYELLTPNHLLYDLLYNPNITLFMKKGEEHGAVTKNGLEMLLLQAFAAWEIWNK; translated from the coding sequence ATGCAAAAGTACGGTTTAATTGGCTATCCACTGAAACATTCGTTTTCCATCGGCTTTTTCAATGAAAAATTCAAATCTGAAGGCATAGATGCCGAATATGTAAACTTCGAAATTCCTGAAATCAATGATTTTATGGAGGTGATCGAAGAGAACCCCAATCTGTGCGGACTAAATGTGACAATCCCTTATAAAGAGCAGGTAATCCCCTTCCTTGATGAATTGGATAAAGACACTGCAAAAATCGGTGCGGTCAATGTTATTAAAATAATTCGTACCCCTAAAAGAAAAATAAAGCTGGTGGGATATAATTCTGATATTATAGGATTCAGCCAGTCCATTCAGCCCTTGTTGCAACCTTATCATAAAAAAGCCTTAATCCTGGGTACCGGCGGTTCGTCAAAAGCGATTTATCATGGCCTGAAGAATCTGGGTATCGACAGTGTTTTCGTATCACGCACCAAGAAAGAAGGTATGCTGACTTACGAAGAATTGACACCGGAAGTTATGGCAGAGCATACGGTGATTGTAAACTGTACCCCGGTAGGTATGTATCCGAAAGTAGACTTCTGTCCTGCCATACCTTATGAGTTGCTAACCCCAAACCATTTACTCTACGATTTGTTATATAATCCTAACATCACTCTTTTCATGAAGAAAGGAGAAGAGCATGGGGCAGTAACCAAAAATGGGCTTGAAATGCTACTATTACAAGCGTTTGCCGCATGGGAAATATGGAATAAGTAA
- a CDS encoding phosphoribosylaminoimidazolesuccinocarboxamide synthase, which translates to MKALTKTDFNFPGQKSVYHGKVRDVYNINGEQLVMVATDRISAFDVVLPEGIPYKGQMLNQIAAKFLDATTDICPNWKLATPDPMVTVGVLCEGFPVEMIVRGYLCGSAWRAYKNGVREICGVKLPEGMKENQKFPEPIVTPTTKAEMGLHDEDISKEEILAQGLATPEEYAILEKYTLALFKRGTEIAAERGLILVDTKYEFGKHNGTIYLMDEIHTPDSSRYFYAEGYQERFEKGEAQKQLSKEFVREWLMENGFQGKEGQKVPEMTPAIVESISERYIELFENITGEKFVKEDTSNIAERIEKNVMAFLAK; encoded by the coding sequence ATGAAAGCATTAACAAAAACAGATTTCAACTTTCCGGGACAAAAAAGTGTGTACCACGGAAAAGTGCGTGATGTGTACAACATCAATGGCGAACAACTCGTAATGGTAGCTACCGACCGTATTTCGGCCTTTGATGTAGTGTTGCCCGAAGGTATCCCTTATAAAGGACAAATGCTGAATCAGATTGCAGCAAAATTCTTGGATGCAACCACAGACATCTGTCCGAACTGGAAACTCGCCACTCCCGACCCAATGGTTACAGTGGGAGTACTCTGCGAAGGTTTCCCGGTAGAAATGATCGTACGTGGCTATCTTTGCGGAAGCGCATGGCGTGCTTACAAAAACGGCGTACGCGAAATCTGTGGCGTAAAACTTCCTGAAGGTATGAAAGAGAACCAAAAGTTCCCTGAACCGATCGTCACTCCGACTACAAAAGCAGAAATGGGATTGCACGATGAAGATATCTCCAAAGAAGAAATCCTGGCTCAGGGACTGGCTACTCCGGAAGAATATGCCATCCTCGAAAAATATACATTAGCTTTGTTCAAACGTGGTACCGAAATAGCAGCGGAACGCGGTTTAATCTTGGTAGACACCAAATATGAATTTGGAAAGCACAACGGTACCATCTATCTGATGGACGAAATCCATACTCCGGACTCAAGCCGTTATTTCTACGCCGAAGGTTATCAGGAACGTTTTGAAAAAGGCGAAGCACAGAAACAACTTTCCAAAGAATTTGTACGTGAATGGTTGATGGAAAACGGTTTCCAAGGCAAAGAAGGACAGAAAGTTCCTGAAATGACTCCTGCTATTGTGGAAAGCATCAGCGAGCGTTATATCGAGCTGTTTGAAAACATCACCGGCGAAAAATTCGTGAAAGAGGATACCAGCAACATTGCTGAACGTATCGAAAAGAACGTAATGGCATTCCTTGCAAAATAG
- a CDS encoding PhoH family protein — protein MIEKLIVLEDIDPVIFYGVNNANIQLIKALYPKLRIVARGNVIKVLGDEEEMCAFEENITKLEKYCAEYNSLKEEVIIDIIKGNAPQAEKAGNVIVFSVTGKPIIPRSENQLKLVEGFAKNDMVFAIGPAGSGKTYTAIALAVRALKNKEIKKIILSRPAVEAGEKLGFLPGDMKDKIDPYLQPLYDALQDMIPAAKLKEYMELNIIQIAPLAFMRGRTLNDAVVILDEAQNTTTQQIKMFLTRMGMNTKMIITGDMTQIDLPASQTSGLVQALRILKGVKGISFVELNKKDIVRHKLVERIVDAYEKFDKEKKAEREKLNGERLTISKERQNVGNL, from the coding sequence ATGATAGAAAAACTGATAGTTCTTGAGGATATTGATCCGGTCATCTTTTACGGCGTAAACAACGCCAACATACAATTAATAAAAGCTTTGTATCCAAAGCTACGCATTGTTGCCCGAGGCAATGTCATCAAAGTGCTGGGCGATGAGGAAGAAATGTGCGCTTTTGAGGAAAATATCACCAAGCTTGAAAAATATTGTGCCGAATACAATTCGCTGAAAGAAGAAGTCATTATCGACATCATTAAAGGTAATGCACCACAAGCTGAAAAAGCGGGAAATGTTATTGTATTCAGCGTCACAGGGAAACCCATCATTCCACGTAGCGAAAACCAACTGAAATTAGTGGAGGGGTTTGCCAAAAACGACATGGTATTTGCTATCGGACCGGCCGGTTCGGGCAAGACTTATACAGCGATCGCTCTGGCCGTTCGTGCACTGAAGAACAAAGAAATCAAGAAAATAATTCTCAGTCGCCCCGCGGTAGAAGCCGGTGAAAAGTTAGGCTTTCTTCCCGGAGATATGAAAGATAAAATCGATCCGTATCTACAACCACTCTATGATGCTTTACAAGACATGATTCCGGCAGCCAAGCTGAAGGAATATATGGAACTGAACATCATTCAGATCGCTCCGCTCGCTTTTATGCGCGGACGTACACTCAATGACGCAGTAGTCATCCTGGACGAAGCCCAAAATACCACTACCCAACAAATTAAAATGTTCCTCACCCGTATGGGAATGAATACCAAGATGATCATTACCGGTGACATGACCCAGATCGATCTTCCGGCCTCACAAACATCGGGATTGGTACAGGCATTGCGTATTCTAAAAGGAGTGAAAGGAATCAGCTTTGTCGAACTGAATAAAAAAGACATTGTGCGACACAAGCTTGTAGAACGTATCGTGGACGCTTACGAAAAGTTCGATAAGGAAAAGAAAGCCGAACGGGAAAAATTAAACGGTGAACGGCTTACAATAAGTAAAGAACGGCAAAACGTTGGTAATTTGTAA
- the ubiE gene encoding bifunctional demethylmenaquinone methyltransferase/2-methoxy-6-polyprenyl-1,4-benzoquinol methylase UbiE, translated as MNYPQEKIKPYSNDGKKSEQVEQMFDNIAPAYDQLNHTLSLGIDRSWRRKAINWLKPFRPQQIMDVATGTGDFAILACHELQPEQLIGTDISEGMMNVGREKVKKEGLSEKISFAREDCTSLSFADNRFDAITVAFGIRNFEDLDKGLSEMYRVLKTGGHLVILELTTPDRFPMKQMFTIYSKIVIPTLGKLLSKDNSAYSYLPQTIKAFPQGEVMKNVISRVGFSQVQFRRLTFGICTLYTATK; from the coding sequence ATGAACTACCCACAAGAAAAGATCAAACCTTATAGCAACGATGGGAAAAAGAGCGAACAGGTAGAACAAATGTTCGACAACATTGCCCCTGCATACGACCAGTTGAATCATACTCTATCGTTAGGGATCGACCGGAGCTGGCGGCGAAAGGCAATCAATTGGCTCAAACCTTTCCGTCCGCAACAAATAATGGATGTAGCAACCGGCACCGGTGATTTTGCTATCTTGGCATGCCATGAATTGCAACCCGAACAACTGATCGGAACAGACATTTCTGAAGGAATGATGAATGTGGGACGTGAAAAGGTAAAAAAGGAAGGTCTTTCCGAAAAAATATCTTTTGCAAGGGAAGACTGTACCTCTCTCTCGTTTGCCGACAACCGTTTCGACGCTATCACCGTCGCTTTTGGTATCCGTAATTTTGAAGATTTGGATAAAGGACTTTCTGAAATGTACCGTGTCCTCAAAACAGGCGGACATTTAGTCATTCTCGAACTGACAACTCCGGATCGTTTTCCGATGAAGCAAATGTTTACCATTTATTCTAAGATAGTTATCCCGACTCTCGGCAAATTATTATCAAAAGACAACAGTGCTTACAGCTATCTACCCCAAACGATCAAAGCTTTTCCCCAAGGAGAAGTTATGAAAAATGTTATTTCACGGGTGGGTTTCAGCCAAGTTCAGTTCAGGCGGCTGACATTTGGTATCTGTACACTTTATACGGCTACGAAATAA